Proteins from a single region of Candidatus Zixiibacteriota bacterium:
- a CDS encoding radical SAM protein, with protein sequence MRTFHLARRGLVNYIMRRPFCVSFEITRNCNARCKHCHLGDVLDENLITAEQIGKISRELRPVVAQVSGGEPLLRKDLDEILRAIRVPGHDPFIVITTNGVLLTKERYFQLLEAGVDEFSLSLDYPDDRHDEFRKVPGLFQRIRRFVESLDQKGDRKITLACVVQSDNFRDLPEMAELARTWGVKVNFSSYTCMRTQNTDYMISGSKLEEFKTVIEKLKAFKHQYNTIRTSDYVFRNMIRYFQQGRIENCRAGDRFIVVNSDGSLSPCGLVIRNFKSQREVRSEFLSHNECEWCYTSIRANS encoded by the coding sequence ATGCGCACATTTCATCTCGCCCGACGGGGACTTGTCAACTATATCATGCGGCGCCCATTCTGTGTTTCCTTTGAGATCACCCGCAACTGCAACGCCCGATGCAAACACTGCCATCTTGGGGATGTCCTCGACGAGAACCTGATCACAGCGGAACAAATCGGCAAAATATCCCGAGAGCTACGGCCGGTCGTTGCCCAGGTTTCCGGCGGGGAACCGCTGCTGCGCAAAGATCTTGATGAAATTCTCCGGGCAATCCGCGTTCCGGGTCATGACCCGTTTATCGTTATAACAACCAATGGCGTGTTGCTCACCAAAGAGCGATACTTCCAGCTTCTCGAAGCCGGGGTCGATGAGTTCTCGCTGTCTCTTGACTATCCGGATGACCGTCACGACGAATTCCGCAAGGTGCCGGGTCTGTTTCAGCGCATCAGAAGATTCGTTGAGTCTCTCGATCAAAAAGGCGACAGGAAAATCACTCTGGCGTGTGTGGTACAGAGCGATAATTTTAGGGATCTGCCCGAAATGGCCGAGCTGGCAAGGACGTGGGGCGTGAAAGTGAACTTCTCCAGTTATACTTGCATGCGCACCCAGAACACCGACTATATGATTAGCGGCAGTAAGCTCGAGGAGTTTAAGACAGTCATTGAGAAACTGAAAGCGTTCAAACATCAGTATAATACGATTCGCACCTCCGATTATGTCTTCCGCAATATGATCCGGTACTTTCAGCAGGGGAGAATCGAAAATTGTCGGGCCGGGGACCGATTTATTGTGGTCAACTCTGACGGAAGTCTGTCGCCCTGCGGATTGGTAATCCGCAATTTCAAGTCGCAGCGGGAAGTTCGCTCCGAATTTCTCTCTCACAATGAATGCGAATGGTGCTACACCAGTATCAGAGCCAATTCCGA
- a CDS encoding RNA-binding protein encodes MNIYVGNVSFDTTEDQLRQAFTGFGEVSTVKIIMDRDTGRPKGFAFVEMATGSEAAAAISGLNGTELNGREMNVNEARPRTNDSGGNRRS; translated from the coding sequence ATGAATATCTATGTCGGCAACGTGTCTTTCGACACAACAGAGGATCAGTTACGTCAGGCCTTCACAGGTTTTGGCGAAGTATCAACTGTCAAGATCATTATGGACAGAGACACCGGCAGACCAAAAGGCTTTGCATTCGTCGAGATGGCCACAGGCAGTGAAGCCGCGGCTGCTATCAGCGGCCTGAACGGGACCGAACTCAATGGACGCGAGATGAATGTCAACGAGGCACGCCCGCGCACTAATGACAGCGGTGGAAATCGCAGGTCATAA
- the fetB gene encoding iron export ABC transporter permease subunit FetB, with product MKEIEIGYYEVLMAVILTVLSLVLAYVKRIPLVKEISIGSIRVFVQLIAVGYLLEVIFNTRSIWLVLLAVTAMLLMGAYTAGKRAEHFKGGFSIAFISMAVGSFGTLALMMVFRIISAEARYMIPLAGMIVNNSMNSASITFNRIGADLKGNRLAIETALSLGKSWQEASRRFYREAVKAGMISIVNFLETAGIVALPGAMTGMILAGVSPLKAVLLQIIVAYMLLSSVTITSIMAGQMAVARFFNDADQFVG from the coding sequence ATGAAAGAGATTGAGATAGGGTATTATGAAGTCCTGATGGCGGTCATTTTGACGGTTCTGTCGCTGGTGCTTGCTTATGTAAAAAGGATCCCGCTGGTCAAAGAGATTTCTATCGGGTCAATAAGGGTTTTTGTGCAGCTGATAGCGGTGGGGTATCTGCTTGAGGTGATTTTCAATACGCGCTCAATCTGGTTGGTGCTTCTGGCCGTGACCGCTATGCTTCTCATGGGGGCCTATACCGCCGGCAAGCGGGCCGAGCATTTCAAAGGGGGATTTTCGATAGCTTTTATCTCGATGGCGGTCGGGTCATTTGGAACGCTGGCGTTAATGATGGTTTTCCGGATTATCAGCGCCGAGGCGCGGTATATGATTCCGCTGGCCGGGATGATTGTGAACAACTCGATGAATTCAGCCTCAATAACTTTCAACCGTATCGGCGCCGATCTGAAAGGGAACCGTCTGGCGATAGAAACCGCGCTTTCGCTTGGGAAAAGCTGGCAGGAAGCCTCGCGGCGGTTTTACCGTGAAGCGGTGAAAGCGGGGATGATTTCCATCGTCAATTTTCTCGAGACCGCCGGGATCGTGGCGTTGCCGGGGGCGATGACCGGGATGATTCTGGCCGGAGTATCGCCATTGAAAGCGGTCTTGCTGCAGATAATAGTGGCCTATATGCTTCTCTCCTCGGTGACCATCACCTCGATAATGGCGGGGCAGATGGCGGTGGCACGTTTCTTCAACGACGCCGACCAGTTTGTGGGGTAG
- a CDS encoding ATP-binding cassette domain-containing protein encodes MSPCGQTKIIEARNVGRLVSNSKESVRTVDSISYSFRKGQIYNIVGPSGAGKSSFLRLLNRLDEPTEGEILFYDKPLPFYPPTELRKKISMLFQIPYLFPGTVQGNLEYCCKGSQGRKKGETDPAVYLERVGLSRDFAGKHAEDISVGEKQRVAIARSLVLEPEVLLLDEPTSALDPSSAQKIEQLILSLSKDLCLTVIVVTHNPEQAIRLGGETIFLVGGKVVESGETSQVLTNPVTELGRKYINKELI; translated from the coding sequence ATGTCTCCGTGCGGTCAGACGAAAATAATCGAGGCCAGAAATGTCGGGCGGCTGGTGTCTAATTCCAAAGAATCGGTGCGAACGGTTGACTCGATAAGTTATTCATTCCGGAAGGGGCAAATCTATAATATTGTCGGACCCTCGGGCGCGGGGAAATCGTCATTTTTGCGCCTGCTGAATCGTCTCGACGAGCCGACCGAGGGAGAAATCCTTTTTTACGACAAACCTCTGCCGTTTTATCCGCCGACCGAGTTGCGCAAGAAAATTTCGATGCTGTTTCAGATACCGTATCTTTTTCCCGGTACCGTGCAGGGTAACCTGGAGTATTGCTGTAAGGGATCGCAGGGCCGCAAGAAAGGGGAGACTGATCCGGCTGTCTACCTGGAGCGGGTCGGTCTGAGCCGCGATTTTGCCGGCAAGCATGCCGAGGATATTTCGGTTGGCGAAAAGCAACGGGTGGCGATTGCCCGGTCGCTGGTTTTGGAACCGGAAGTGCTTCTTCTCGATGAGCCAACCTCGGCTCTGGATCCATCCTCGGCGCAAAAAATCGAGCAGTTGATTCTTTCGCTTTCAAAGGATTTGTGCCTGACCGTTATAGTGGTCACGCATAATCCGGAGCAGGCGATCCGGTTGGGAGGAGAAACGATATTTCTGGTAGGCGGCAAAGTGGTCGAGTCGGGAGAGACGTCGCAAGTGCTGACCAATCCGGTGACTGAGTTGGGGCGGAAATATATCAACAAAGAGCTGATATGA
- a CDS encoding HD domain-containing protein produces the protein MIKDFVLNDTITAFLSVRKRDVREYGGKSFLSFEFGDASGKIGGVWWEPDHFGLEELTEGMVVKVKGTVGDYKGNLQIKVVKMRPAKDEEYSLNDILPHSKYSEEELRARIIGLTERIENGNIRKLADAFWRDEAFLAAYLKAAAGKLWHHACVGGLAEHSANVAEICLEMGRRYLFLDRDLLIFGGLFHDMGKISQYEITSLIDYSSEGRLIGHICWADHVITSRAEKIDSFPPNLLMKIRHLIISHQGQLDYASPIVPQIPEAFILFYADEIDSKMGAIERIRDKTGAGWSEYVKLLDRFLYFGEAEK, from the coding sequence ATGATAAAAGATTTCGTTTTAAACGACACAATTACGGCGTTCCTTTCTGTTCGAAAACGGGATGTCAGGGAATATGGCGGCAAGAGCTTCCTTTCGTTTGAGTTCGGCGATGCCTCGGGGAAGATCGGCGGAGTCTGGTGGGAGCCGGATCATTTTGGGCTGGAGGAATTGACCGAGGGGATGGTGGTCAAAGTCAAAGGAACGGTCGGCGACTATAAGGGTAATCTCCAGATCAAAGTAGTCAAGATGAGGCCGGCCAAAGATGAAGAGTATAGTCTGAACGATATCTTGCCCCATTCCAAATACTCGGAGGAAGAGCTTCGCGCCCGAATTATAGGGCTGACGGAGAGGATTGAAAACGGCAATATCCGGAAATTGGCCGATGCCTTTTGGAGAGATGAGGCATTCCTCGCCGCCTATCTTAAGGCGGCGGCCGGTAAACTCTGGCATCATGCCTGTGTCGGCGGGCTGGCGGAGCATTCAGCCAATGTCGCCGAAATCTGTCTTGAAATGGGGAGGCGGTATCTCTTTCTGGACCGGGATTTGCTCATCTTCGGCGGGCTTTTCCACGATATGGGGAAAATCTCGCAATATGAGATAACCTCGCTCATCGATTATTCCAGTGAGGGACGGCTGATTGGCCATATATGCTGGGCCGACCATGTCATTACATCCCGCGCCGAAAAAATCGACTCCTTTCCACCCAATCTTTTGATGAAAATCCGTCACCTGATTATTTCTCATCAGGGGCAATTGGATTACGCCTCACCCATTGTACCGCAGATTCCCGAGGCCTTCATTCTCTTCTACGCCGATGAAATCGATTCCAAGATGGGGGCGATCGAAAGGATCCGCGACAAAACCGGCGCCGGGTGGTCGGAATATGTGAAACTGCTCGACCGCTTTCTTTATTTCGGCGAAGCGGAGAAATAG
- a CDS encoding LptF/LptG family permease gives MKILNRYILLEHIPPFLFSVFIITFILILETIPRIVEMVIDKNISAIIVLQLVFFNLAWMIALSVPMAVLVATLLAFGRMTSDSEIIAIKTSGINLLRILIPLLVAAGVLTASMIEFNDKILPDLNQKARLLTGDIRSMRPTLTFRPGVFITDITGYIILIDKIDHITSRVEGVRISDTKDPAQPRIIVAKSGLMKFIDNGQTVQFTLFDGELHMLDTKEPSNYRKVDFKEQVINVGGVGSELRRSESSFRTDREMNIAQMEEVVAQVDTTLAPLRVRMEKSVENKLAFLFSDTLAYPKDTLLTDSAALVFLRSDMQGIHIRLKREAEQLEEQNQLRDKYLIEIHKKYSIPAASFAFILIGAPLGILSRRGGMGIAVSVSLVIFTLYWAFLIGGEDLSDRGLISPFWAMWSANILVGIVGLYLLIKVITERPLFAFFRK, from the coding sequence ATGAAAATACTGAACCGCTATATATTGCTGGAGCATATTCCGCCGTTCCTTTTCTCGGTTTTCATTATTACATTCATATTGATTCTGGAGACAATTCCCCGCATTGTCGAAATGGTCATCGACAAGAACATCTCCGCAATCATCGTGCTGCAGTTGGTTTTCTTCAATCTGGCCTGGATGATTGCCCTTTCGGTTCCGATGGCGGTTCTGGTTGCGACCCTGCTGGCATTCGGAAGAATGACCTCGGACTCGGAGATTATTGCCATAAAAACTTCCGGCATCAATCTCCTGCGCATCCTGATCCCTCTTCTGGTCGCCGCCGGTGTTCTGACCGCGTCGATGATCGAATTCAACGATAAGATTCTCCCCGACCTCAACCAGAAAGCGCGCCTTTTGACCGGCGATATCCGTTCCATGCGGCCCACCCTTACCTTCCGCCCCGGTGTCTTTATCACCGATATCACAGGATATATTATCCTGATCGACAAGATTGATCACATCACCTCCCGGGTGGAGGGAGTTCGGATCAGCGACACCAAGGACCCTGCTCAGCCGCGGATTATCGTGGCCAAATCGGGCCTGATGAAATTTATCGATAACGGCCAGACCGTGCAGTTTACGCTATTTGACGGTGAATTGCACATGCTTGATACCAAGGAACCCTCCAACTATCGCAAGGTTGATTTCAAGGAGCAGGTTATCAACGTGGGCGGAGTCGGTTCGGAATTGCGGCGCTCCGAATCATCCTTTCGGACCGATCGGGAGATGAATATTGCTCAGATGGAAGAGGTGGTCGCCCAGGTTGATACAACACTGGCCCCTTTGCGGGTTAGGATGGAGAAATCGGTCGAAAACAAACTGGCCTTCCTTTTCTCCGACACTCTGGCCTATCCCAAAGACACGCTTCTGACCGATTCCGCGGCGTTGGTCTTCTTGAGGTCCGATATGCAGGGGATTCACATTAGACTCAAAAGAGAGGCCGAGCAACTTGAAGAGCAGAACCAGCTGCGCGATAAATACCTTATAGAGATCCACAAGAAATATTCCATCCCAGCCGCCTCTTTTGCCTTCATTCTTATCGGCGCGCCCCTTGGAATACTCTCCCGCCGCGGCGGCATGGGCATTGCCGTCTCGGTATCCCTGGTCATTTTTACACTATATTGGGCTTTTCTTATCGGCGGCGAAGACCTCTCCGACCGCGGTCTGATCTCTCCCTTCTGGGCCATGTGGTCGGCCAATATTTTGGTGGGAATAGTGGGTTTGTATCTTCTGATCAAAGTAATCACGGAAAGACCGCTCTTTGCCTTCTTCAGGAAATGA